The following is a genomic window from Prunus persica cultivar Lovell chromosome G7, Prunus_persica_NCBIv2, whole genome shotgun sequence.
tataaaaaataaaaaagcgaAACGACATTGCTCTTCTACTAGTCAAATTCAGACAGGtctttgccttgtttaagcTGTTTCATTTCCATGGTTCAGATTTCTATTGGAGTTCCATGGGTGGGCAGTCGTTATCTGTTAAAGCATTGTGAGACCCACTTGCATTACCGGTTGACAGCTGCCCATCTTAGCGGGAATGCTAACTATAACATTTATTTTACATTTCTATTGGTGTTACTAAACTTTTGGTTACGATAATCATAGGCGACAATGTGCGATTTGGAGGAGCGTCAACTGACAGAAGTTAAAGAAAGTACAATGCTGATCTGtataaaaacaagaagataAAATGCTGCGCAAATAGTATTAAGAGGAAAGAGATGCTACAACATAATTGTGGGCATGTCCCGCCAGTCTAATGTCAGAAACATGAAGTGTAATCGTCTAATAAACCAGTTGAGGGCTATTCTAATCTGCAACTAAACACACTATACTAAAACTACAGATTTACAGTGGAAAAAAACACGACTGAGCTTCCACTCGCACACATACCGGGTTGTTATTCCAGCCCCGAGTGTTTACAAGCCCAAGCTTAATCAAATGATTCATATTGGTCATATTGGGTCCAGGAAATTCTCAACCAGATCTAAAGCCATGGTTTTATGTGGGCAGCCTATACTTCTTGAATCTTATCAAACCTTTCATTGAGCTTTTGGTACAGTTCGGCTAGAAACCCCATGCAACAATTTGACAAATCCAAGGAAACTAAGCTTTCCATCAGTGTGCCTAATCCAATCGTGAAGAACTGCATGAACTGGGACGGAAGGGCTGAGGCCAAGTTCCTGCAACATTGTTAAGGATCAGTGTGAATTCATGCATATGAACATATTTACTTCTAGCTTCACTTATATTCTATAACCAATCTGGACAGAAAACTTTGCACTACGATGGAAAATTTAATGTTCCTTTAAAGCTCACAACTATTTACTACGAGGGAGGGGGCAAAAAGAAAAGCGCAAATTATTAATGCATGCACTCATACCGATGCCAGTTCCTCAATAACAATAGCCCTGTTGCCATCCTTCTCAAACAGCTCATAGGCACAACGAGCATGTTGCTCCCATCGATCAAGTGCCTCAAGTTGGTGGACACTTAGTGAAGCTGTACAAAATTCCTCAAAATCCATCCTTCTGTATTGCAATGCATTAAGctgcaaaagagaaaaaatataatgttccggtaagaattaggaaaatataaagtgtAATAAACTGTAACATCCATTACAATAGCCAAAGCCCCTACCGATGCTAGAAAATCAGCAATTCGTGCCTCCTTCATTGCATCAGTAGCATTTTTCATCAACGCCTGACAACATGGAGGAGTTCAGAAGCATGCCTAACTAGAGATTTGAGtttaaataagtaaatatattcTGAAGGAAACCAAccgttttaatattttctaagCTTATTGTgccatttttatttggttcCAATAGTGCAAACTGCTCCTTCAAATAAGAAAGCTCGTCCACAGTCAATGTTTTGGAAAGCGACTGCAAAATGCCAATGTTGAGAGAAGTAAATAAGCCACTagaaattaccaaaaaatgAGGATATAAAAATAAGCAAGCAAAACTGATGGAGAATAGGACGGCAAGAAAATTTGATGGAATGTTAACCTCTAAAAGTCACCAGAACAATATTAGTTTATAATATCAATTGAAAATGGCATCATATACACACCCTTAAAGCAGCTTTTCGGAGAGCTGATGAACGCATATAAACCTTCATGAGTTTGAATATTAATATATCCAGAGGAACTTTAACCTCATTAGAGTTTTTAAGCCAGGGATGACCTGTAATAGAAAGTAGTGAGTAACAGTTTGAAAATAGTCATGCCAAAGCattttttagagtggataaggCACTCACTTAGGGCTTGAGCAGCAGTCATTCTTTTCCGTGGATCTTTATTTAATAGGCGCTTGACAAAATCTCTTGCCTCTGCAGACAGAGATGGCCAAGGTGGTTCATCAAAACTTGGATCAGCTTTTAGAACAGCCCGAAAGATGCCGGACTCAGTTCGAGCCCAAAATGGACGGCTGCCACACAAAAGAATGTATGCAATCACGCCTACGCTCCAGACATCAGCCTCAGTAGCATAAGATCTATGTAGAACTTCAGGGGCTACGTAGTATGCACTACCAACAATGTCATTAAGCCTTTCATCTGCAAATATAATCAAACCATAAGAAACCATTGCCAAATTTTTATAGCTACTAAAAGAGCATGCACTGATTGAAGAACTGTCAACCAACCTGGTTTGACAAAATCTGACAAGCCAAAGTCTATAGCCTTCAACTGTGAATCCTCATCCTTTGACGAAAACAGAAAATTCTGAACAAGATACACTTAGATGAGTATACATGAACGTGAAATGAATGCAAGTTACAAACAACAACTAAatgcttgaagaaaaaatgcaGTTATGAAATGAATGCAAGTTACAACTCCAGAGGACATATATCCTACCTCAGGTTTAAGATCCCGATGTACCACGCCTTGAAGGTGGCAAAACGCAACAACATTTAATATTTGTACCATGACAGtccttgcatcatcctccgtGTATTTCCCACCCCTGAAGAAAGGAATTAGAATATCCTTAATATGATAGGGCACCAGTTGCTGTTGAATTACCAACATTTTTTCCCATGACTTTCTTATTTCCCAGTCCATCAAGAACAACCAAAACATAACAACTTCAAGACACGTGCATTCAAATCAAATAGGCACCAGAAGAAATACCTTGCAAGTATCCTATCTAAGAGCTCCCCTCCTTCACATAATCTGAAAAGTACAACAATTGAAGTTAAGAAATCCATAAGAAAGAAGGTCAAGACAAGTTTACAGAAACACATGAGTCCAAAAAAATGCAGTGATCAGGACTTACTCCATTACTATGTAGACATTATCATGGTCTTCAAAAGCATCATGGAATTTTACTAGATTGTTATGTCCGGTCAAAGCTTTCAATATCTTCACCTCCCTTCTCACATCCTCAATGGCAATAGCAGTAGTCATCTAACgtcaaaaacataaaacaaaatcaccaaataagACAACACCAATACAATACGAATTTTAAAAACCCAGACAAATAGCAGAAAACAAAGCGTAGAAAGGTACTAGAATAAAGCCAACtgtcaaaacaacaaaatgagACAGGCTGCAGCAATCTGACTAGAACATAACCTGTTTCCAGAAGAAGATAAAACTAGCAAATCTACAGACAAAGTAAATCGTATCACCACTTCATAGTTAGACCGCCAAGGAAATTATCAGGACTAAATGTCAACTTCGCCATatcacaaaaattattttcgCAGATAAAATATGCATCTCTTCTTTCTGGAAAGTAAAACAattacaaaaaccaaaatcgTTTCTGTGTTTCCTGTAAATCATGCGTCCGCCAACAGATCCAATTCAAACAATGCCAACGAAACGTTTTAAGGATCCATATCAATCACAAAGACAACTGATCATCCCCAGAATCCGCAAAACCCACTAATTCAGAAGTCAATTGATTAGTAAACTCAGTCAAACTGAGAAATTGCAAACCTTGGCTTTGGGGATGACTTTGACAGCGGCCTGTTGGCCCTTGAGCTCGCCCTTCTTAAACGTAGCTTTGCAAGTGTACCCAAAATGCCCTCTCCCAACCTCTTCACCAAGCTCATACTTGTTCCCAAAATGCTTGGAGAACCCAAAGCTCTTATCGAGCCCCGTCGCAGCCTCAGCCTCGCTCCCCTCCGGTATCGCTGCCTCATTCGGCTTCACGGAACCATGCCTCCTCAACAGAACCGCCCTTATATGCTTCGCCGGAGACGGCGGTGGGAACGGCCGCTTGAAGAACCGCTTGGGCGTCGAGTTGGAGCTCACATTCGCCGGAGATCTCGCCGGAGACTTCTTGGAGAAGAAGTAGTGCGCCGGGCTCGGACTGTAGAATGGGAAAAACGGCGACTTCTTGACGTTCTCCGCTTCAGGCTTGTCATCTCTAGGGTTTTCGCCATTGGCGGGGGCGTCCGGTTGCTTAACAGAGCTTTCCTTAGTCTGTGGAGAATCGGATTTGGGAGATGAAGTGTGAGAGTTTGGGGAGGGTTTGGAGGTGCAAATACCCATTTGGGAAATCGATCAATCCTCCCCAAACAGACCCAGTCTGGGGATTTTATTTCCCAATTCCGGGGTCAGAACATGGTGTTTAtctcaaaattttcagaacCCAGAGATTTTTTCAAATTCTCAAGAatttaaaattccaatttttctctctttttttttatttttctagctGCGGATTTAAATTTGAACTCCTCGGAATTGGGCTTTGTTTGTCTCCGGGAATTAAGACTGGTGGTAAGAAGAGAGGTGGATAGGGGGGTCCAAATAGAAAGCGATAAAAAGGGAAACGACGATGCGTtcgcttaattaattaatttattagttaAAGTGGTTAAAtaactaatttaattaattacggATTAAGCTTCGTATCTCAATTTTATTATGGGAGTGGTCCAGCCTGTACGTATGAACAATCCACGTGGCGTGCGCTGGGTGGGTTGTTTTGATTAGTGATTAAAATAAtgcttaatttaattacttaattaattcTTGCTTGCGGTGCTGTTAATTGGCCAATGAGCAACGTGATTGGACGGGCAATGAGTGCGAAATTCCTTGTTATCGTTTTTGTAATTTCGCctgtgaaaaacaaaagatccgaaatgaaaattttgatccGGTTAAAGCTTTTTGATGTGCGAAACGAAAAAAACGCGCTGAAAAGTCAAAACAGCGTCGTTTTCTTGCCTTTCTTCGTGGACAAGATACCTTTTGCaagttataaattttttatatttaataatGTCAAATATTCACAtgagtaatttcttttttttttctttttttttttcaatttcaactgaGTAAGCATAGACGCACTtgaatttctattttctattttcatttcattttacgATGCACATGGTAATTAATGCTTCCCCAACAACTTCCATACAAATTGGTCTCATTGATCGTTATTGTagacttattaaaattactaTTTATATCTGCTAGCGACTTAaatgtttgtctttttttttcttctcaaagttagaaagagaaaggagagtATTCTCATATACATTGTTAAGGTGTCATGAGATTTGAATCTAAGATCAGTGATATGTCAATTAAGGTCATTTACCACTGAACTAGACCCCATTGGCAACTCAAATGTTTATCAACATGCACAACCTTATATCTATTGATTGTTAAtaagggaaaataaaaagggagattcactattatatccaatataggagtccaaattataaaaataccttatatgaaatagactttagaaacacacccaaaactcatttacaacattacaaaaaagcttttaacttcttataaattacaaaactaccatcaatttcttaaaacaagcccaacaccaaaatctcataaaagtacccaaaacactcaatagggcatcaaagtaatttaatattcaatattaaattcaataaggccagttgtcatttttttgggttttttttttgtttgtttgtttatagaaattcaatggtgtatagtttatttataatattagtgttaagaatgggtatatcactaaatatctctaataAAAattgggagactttggaaaagcccaaaggagagagaaaaattttaaaagaagccaaaatggacaaaattgcccttatttattttttgatttcctaaggaatcctttacatttgcatgtctttggtttgaaagttgagaggtttttctgtcttttttgaaaaagctttggctttttccaaaagtgaaagtttttttatgggtaaaacctaaatttacttaaaaaTTTGTGTTGGATGGTCATAATATGTTACTATCTTTTTAGTTTCAATACACCCCTTGTATTATAAATGGTTAGAATGTACAATAAGGTGGCATGATGATCcgacaaaataataataaaatcgatatgaaaaaaaaaaattcatgaaattAGTAGTACAAGAccttaataatatatatatatatatattatgtatgaGGCATGCACTTcgattataaatataaatgcaCGAGGTTTATGGGAAACTCTATTTATATTCattaagaaaccaaaaaaaaaaaaaaaaaaaacacccatCCCTTTCACAACTAATGAGAATAGTAGAACAATAAACTTGCTAACCAAGAAAGGGATATTAGTGGACGCGTggctttttttgaaaaaaaactttagaaaaGGGATATGAATTTGGACTTTACGGAGCTTCCAATTCACATGAAATCGGCAGCAATAAATGAATAAGAAGGAGCTTCAATTTGTTGTCTCCACCGAATTCTGCAATTTAATTTTCGGTTGATCCAGTCAAATTATTTTCGTACTAATTTCTTAAGagttattaaatttatttttcttatggaTGTATTAAGATTTTCGCCTACAAAATTTGAtaccatacaacaaattaaaatttctttttgtcatcTCGTGTATTGTCTCATGTTTAAGTTATATAATGGGAGGGAAAATTCAAACGCTTACCACTCAAGTTACAAAGTCTTAACAACTTAGTAATATCGTTAACTCAACTTGTTTATTAATCCTGAAACGCACATCTCGTAAGTCATAAGCATGAAACAATCCTTTTATTTACTCGTACAACCccatcaaaataaaatccacttAATTGCTTAAGATACTaacaaaaccccaaaaaaagaaaaggtataTGATGATTATCTTCTTTGCATTTGATGaagataaaattttatatgtatttGACCTAATATTCACAACATGCATGTGACACGAGTTATACACAACTAACAATAAATTTATCGGTTCTTCAACAttgacaagaagaaaaaaaaaaccgctAAACTAAGAATAAATTGGTTAACTTCAAATCATGATGCtccatgaaaatgaaatcagATAAATATATTCATGTATAAATAAATCAGAGGCCTGAGAAAACCCAAAGCCAATTGTCCCCCACTAAAAATGGCAAACTCACATTCCAAACTCAAACAACATTCATTATGCATTATCTTGCTGCGCACCAAACACTATGGTCATGATTCAGCCCCCCACCAAAATCCAAACCACTTCATCTTAACATCATCCAAAATTTTGATACATATTGTCCAGATATGATTGCATTTTTTCCCGCAATTGAGCCTCCTTGTTTATGgttaaatcatatatatatatatatatatatattatagttttatttaatttaccTTTTTTGGTTTACTAATCTTTCCAACACGGTCGAAATTTACATTTTTCATCGCATTtaacaaagataaaaaaaaaaaaaaggtgaactTTTATCCTAAACTAACCATAGCAAACCTATATGAGATATGACAAAATcaagaaacaataaaacaaaactttaGGTgctattttgtcaaaatctgAATATTAACTACAATATGATATATAAATGTGGTATGTCTGGTATTGTTCGAGAGACATTGACCCTTATAATAACGATAATAAACATTGTGATTATAATAATGGACTACAACAACAGTCTCATTGGATTGGCGCCAAATTTTTGGCTCATGCATCTAAAATGGCATATACATTGCACCATGTTTGAGCCTGCCAATGAAATCGAATGGGTTAAAAGAGAAAACCCAAACATGATGcaacttaaaattattttatggttGACCCAGCAAAAGACATCATCATTATACCAAATATATAATCAAGATGTTGGCATAGAATaattccattttattttatttttatttttttgtcaagtCAAAAAAGGATCTTTGAGATGCAGAAGTCAAAAAGATCTCTCAATGgaaagtgagagagaaaacaCAAAAGGAACATGAAAATcccaaatataaattattagaGTTGTCCACGTTTGGATAACTACCTGAGTATTTGTGATTTAATATGAGGAAGCCCCACGCAACGCATGACGCGCATGCTTACATAATTACATTGCCCATGAGATTAATAAGAAATTTTTATCATTGCTATTGAATCATTCTCTCCatccatcttttttttttagggtcaATGTGTCTTATGATGATGCTTTCAGAGTTCGGATGCTGTGCTTTTATATTTCTATACTTGAGATTATGTTTGTGGTCAAAATCATGTGGTTTTTTTGGGTATctgtttaatatttttctaacGGAAGTCATAAGTCTAATGAGTGCTTAATGTTGAATTCCAACATTGCGACTACAAATACAATATCAATGTGGAAAGTATATTACAAAGTATACGTGACCTAAAACTTAGGTTTGAATCCTTGTGGTCTCCCGGAACTATACAAATTTGTAGGTGATGACatgtatttcaattttatgaatATTACCGAATGAAACTCCAAATTTTAGTGATTAGAATCGACTTAAATCGAATACCCATTCTAAGCTATATTCTATACCCGTCCCAGCCTCATTAAAGCGGGGTCCCATGGGGATAGCTCAGACCGGGAAAAATTGCCATCCCTAGCTGTACTCAGCACCCTTACCTGGGTCCTGAATATTTTGAACACTGGAGCTCATGGGGGTTTGAAGACTCTTCTCAACAGTCAATCAGAAAACGTTGTAGCCATCTACTTGACAACCACTTTATACCAAATCATAATGAGAGCTACAACCGATTCTAATAAGCACATACATCCAAAAGAATTTTTCATCTCAGAACAAAACTGCATTTcaataagagaaaaaaactCCAGCTCACATGATAGTTGCCCCGGTGATTTTGGGATACATAAGACTGCATTTGTTCTATGATCTCAGAGTCATATCTTATGCTTGAACTTCTTCCAACCCAAGAAATGTGGTGCAGGTGGGGGTTAGGTACGAGGTCACTGGGTCAGAATTGtgcaactttatttttatttttttgggtgcatGTGGTAGGTCAAGCAATACAACTTGCATTTTGGTTGTGGAAGTTGGCAACTTAAATGAAGATGCAAGCAATTTGCAATCCCAAAAATCATATCAATAAATTCAACTTATtgctaaaattgaaaagttgaTGTCGATTGAACAATCATGTGGCTTTAGTCTTGCTTGGCCAATGagataacaaaacaaatttcgGCATCAGCCGATCTAGGCCATACATATTGAAGGAAATTCTGACTGAATACTGATTAGTCAATTCCAGCATTCTATTGATTACTACAAATTATGTGAGCATCCCAATCACGAACTAACCAGATTTTTCATCCCCGCCGAAACCCGATTGCAGATAACCTGTTGGGTTGAGGTGACTAACATCACCCCAGGATTTTATGGTCCATTTGCCGTCATCATACACGTGAATTATGTTGACGGATGTATTGAGTACTTTTTCAACAGACCTGCCATCCGGGGAAGCCTGTTTGTAGAGTGTTCTGATAAACCCTCCATGACTGACCAGAACTACTCGCTCTCCTGCAATTGACACCAGCCAGGATATAAACATTCAGATTGCAACTTTGTGTCACCCTTACTctacattttcattttttgtcgTGGCCGAGTTAAACTTTAAGAGGCAAGCAAGGTCTTAATAACATTGGAATAGTTTCTACAGGCATAGCATCAACAACAGCAAATGAACTAAAAGTGCTCATTGGGAGTTCAAACCATTCTATGACATGTGTTACATGTGACAAGGAAATAGTTGAGCTGCAGTTTACCTAAGTACACCTCAAAATGGAAAGGGTATGGGATCATTCTGTTCGCAAACTAACTAAAACTTGAATGAAGAAAGATTTAGCAAATTCCATAGCAGTAAAGATACAAAAGAGATATCCCTAACCATACCTTTGTGCTTATTGCCAATTCTCTGCACTGAAGATGTGCAACGTTGATGAAGTTGATCACGACTTTCTCCACCACCCTGCATGTGTAGAACAGTGGAATACACATAAATTTGTATTGCAATCTCCAAAGCTAAAATTCATTCCCCAAAAGAATTTAGGGCATCCATTATTGTAATTACATATTGGTAGATTTTCACCCTTTCTGACCACGATATGACATGCCATGTGACACTAGTCCTCCTTACCACGAATAAAACAGCACAGTCCATAAGGAATAGGTCATCAACCAGACATTTATCACATGATTAGACAACATAGATCAATATTAGTACTACTACTATAGTATCATCCAAGCTTTTATGACAATCTCAAATCTTATATGTTCTGAGTCCTCACTCCCCAAGGCTTAGAGGCTGGAGAATCAACCTTAGTCAGGTGCAAAGACAGGCAGTTCTAAAAATTACAGAAAGACAGTCCAAAATGTATACTACCTCCAGCTCTAATAGGCTAGCTGTCATGGGCAGGAAATTCCATAATATTTCTCCATGGAGTGCTTTTCTGATGAGGCTGCTAAACTTAGTTACAAAATTCAAACTACTAACTTTGATAAAGCCTCAGgcccaaaatacaaaaagattgCTTACTGGAATCTCTTGGCATGTCTCACGAGATACAAAGGCCCGGTGAGCCTTAGGATTAAGTTTGGCAGTGTCGCGAAATACAAGGCCTTGAAGATCCCCTAAATGCCTTTCTCGTAAATCAACATCTGTTACAACCTGAAATTTAACCCAAGACTTTTATTTACATACAATGAATAGAAACATTCTCCCTTTTCCAAATTATGCATTGGCttcatgttaaaaaaaattcttttatcCAATTCCCATTGTCAGTAACATTCATACAGATGAGTTGATTACCAAGACATTGACTCCAAGTTTTTACTTAACTTATTACCAAAAGACAGTAATGTATGCATACCATgcagctttcattttcatgtcTGTCTGTTATATGGTTTAGAGCATCAAAGCACTTGCTGTAATATATACATTATTCATTACTTCAATGAAAACTGGTACTATCAATTATGCAATCAGCTTTACTACATGCAACAAGGAGCAACTTGAACAAAGTTACCTACCTTTATCCCGCCACACCTGGCTGCAATTATCTGTGCAGTTTCATAAGCTCGTGCTAAGTCAGAAGAATATACAACGGAGATCTTGGGCTCCTTGGATAACCTATCACCCACCTTCGAGAGTAAAAGCCAAATTTTCAGACATTATTGACCAAAGGATAAGACTCAAAACCTTCATGTGTCCCTCAAACAGCaagtatatataaaatttgtaaCTTACTACAGCTGCTTGCTGCCTCCCGGCATCATTTAACTCAACATCCAGATGCCCCTGTCCAAAATAAATGCATTGactcaattttcaaatttagttGTTTCAAAAAACAAGGATAAATTGCACTGATGATCCAGGAACTTTACTCATGCCTCATCCTGGGCATAAAGCAGCCGAAATGAAAGCATACCAAGAACCTAGCCTTTGTTAAGGGGCGCTTTTGTAGTGTATAGGAACcacgaaaaaagaaagaagaaagaaggagtGCTTAAGATGGCTGGAAACTTTTTCAGGGGAATTTTTTTGACTGCTATGGCAACCAAGCTTGGTGGCTCCTGTGGCAGCCACCCCCAAACTAGGCATTGCACCAATGGTTGCattgtttttgtcttttgaacaagaaaaaggCAGTGTCTGCCATGGGCACCAAAAACATATTAACTCTTGATATAATGACGTGGTCATGTAGTAGTGGCAAATGTTGATTGGGGGTAAAGAACAACATTATGTtcccacaaaaaaaattctgataaaATATGCAGAGTGTATACATGGAATTAGTTGCAGTCTTacaaaccatttttttttaatgattacTTGCATTTGCATAACATGTTCGATATAATCACAGAGTAAATAAGCTGTGAAATATAGACTTCGAACATAACATTTGAGATTGTGATATCAGCTAACTTCAAAAGTTTGGCATCTCTACTCATCAAACAACTAACAAAAACCAGGTTCGCAAGGACGGGTAATCGCATAAAAGGCATAACACTAGGAAACTTACCAAAATATGCctaaatttaaacaaaaagatCAAACTTTTTAAAGGTTGAAGTGAGAAAAAGGACCTGGATTCTTCCATCAGCGTTCCAGGCCGTTTCACCGTGACGCAGTACTATGATCTCTGCGTAATCCGAGCCAACACAGCTGCATTGAATTCAccagaaaaaatttaaaaagttaaataaaaagcttcttcacattttttcttttcttttcaatttattaCTTTCCAGCAATCTTGGGATTCGATAATTGATATACAAACCCTAATCGAGGAACTATGCGATTGGAACGAAACGAAGGATTTAGGTGCAAGGAGAATGATAGTGAGATCGGACCTGGAATCGGACTCCGACTCGGGCACTGATGACGTTGCCATGGATGACTCGGCCGCAATGCGTCAACGTCAAGCTGTGCGCTCTGTGACGCCTGAGGAGGTTTAGTGAGAGGCAGAGAACTTGTGGCGCTGAGcatttcaataattttcagGATCCAAAATAGAAGAATCCGACAAATTTCTTCGGCACAACAATAATGGAATCTAAATTCTCGGTCAAAATAGTGGAACCTGATTCTCTCTGTCTGCAGTAGGCCAACAGTTTACTTTCCCACCAATAAATGCCCGCCGCCCAAAATACTTTGGGGAATTTTATCTTTGTGGgcaaaaagcccaaaatatcATAATGATGGACATCTCAAAAAATTTCGTGCTTAAAATGGATTTATAGCTTAAGTGGACACAATAATTTATCATCCATTTGAGGTTCTGTATTTGATTCCTTACTCACacaatattgcttgtattaacAAAGAATAAAATTCCTAAGCTTAAAACTGATGGGACTGCACTGCAATGatgacatgtttactaatacgtaattaaatgaggagttgAATTGAGGAGTCAGAATCCATATTCCCATTGAACTTGTTTACTAAACTATCTAGAATCGGAGTAGGAATAATATTGATTCCTTATAAGtttactaaaataaatt
Proteins encoded in this region:
- the LOC18771604 gene encoding phosphoglycerate mutase-like protein 4 isoform X2, with the translated sequence MATSSVPESESDSSCVGSDYAEIIVLRHGETAWNADGRIQGHLDVELNDAGRQQAAVVGDRLSKEPKISVVYSSDLARAYETAQIIAARCGGIKVVTDVDLRERHLGDLQGLVFRDTAKLNPKAHRAFVSRETCQEIPGGGESRDQLHQRCTSSVQRIGNKHKGERVVLVSHGGFIRTLYKQASPDGRSVEKVLNTSVNIIHVYDDGKWTIKSWGDVSHLNPTGYLQSGFGGDEKSG
- the LOC18771604 gene encoding phosphoglycerate mutase-like protein 4 isoform X1, which encodes MLSATSSLPLTKPPQASQSAQLDVDALRPSHPWQRHQCPSRSPIPGPISLSFSLHLNPSFRSNRIVPRLGCVGSDYAEIIVLRHGETAWNADGRIQGHLDVELNDAGRQQAAVVGDRLSKEPKISVVYSSDLARAYETAQIIAARCGGIKVVTDVDLRERHLGDLQGLVFRDTAKLNPKAHRAFVSRETCQEIPGGGESRDQLHQRCTSSVQRIGNKHKGERVVLVSHGGFIRTLYKQASPDGRSVEKVLNTSVNIIHVYDDGKWTIKSWGDVSHLNPTGYLQSGFGGDEKSG
- the LOC18771497 gene encoding CDPK-related kinase 5; this translates as MGICTSKPSPNSHTSSPKSDSPQTKESSVKQPDAPANGENPRDDKPEAENVKKSPFFPFYSPSPAHYFFSKKSPARSPANVSSNSTPKRFFKRPFPPPSPAKHIRAVLLRRHGSVKPNEAAIPEGSEAEAATGLDKSFGFSKHFGNKYELGEEVGRGHFGYTCKATFKKGELKGQQAAVKVIPKAKMTTAIAIEDVRREVKILKALTGHNNLVKFHDAFEDHDNVYIVMELCEGGELLDRILARGGKYTEDDARTVMVQILNVVAFCHLQGVVHRDLKPENFLFSSKDEDSQLKAIDFGLSDFVKPDERLNDIVGSAYYVAPEVLHRSYATEADVWSVGVIAYILLCGSRPFWARTESGIFRAVLKADPSFDEPPWPSLSAEARDFVKRLLNKDPRKRMTAAQALSHPWLKNSNEVKVPLDILIFKLMKVYMRSSALRKAALRSLSKTLTVDELSYLKEQFALLEPNKNGTISLENIKTALMKNATDAMKEARIADFLASLNALQYRRMDFEEFCTASLSVHQLEALDRWEQHARCAYELFEKDGNRAIVIEELASELGLSPSVPVHAVLHDWIRHTDGKLSFLGFVKLLHGVSSRTVPKAQ